The proteins below come from a single Vanessa cardui chromosome 7, ilVanCard2.1, whole genome shotgun sequence genomic window:
- the LOC124530884 gene encoding transmembrane 9 superfamily member 4, whose amino-acid sequence MCTLTLQILTLLVNLIIYSHGFYVPGVAPVEFKKGQRIEVKAVKMTSIHTQLPYEYYSLPLCIPKNGTFVYKSENLGEVLRGDRIVNTPYEVHMAENIKCKLLCHKQNDPINWSVEESEKVASRIEHEYFVHLLIDNLPVATKIINVDTSERTIEQGYRLGFMSKGKTYINNHLKLLLKYHKHSQDSYRVVGFEVETFSVDKDQMTFVDDSCQFSSEAKPQLVNEDTGTKLYFTYSVEWGESEIEWASRWDIYLGMKDVQIHWFSIVNSIVVLFFLSGILTMIIVRTLRRDIARYNSDEKIEDMIEETGWKLVHGDVFRPPPKRMLFAAVIGSGIQIFLMSLITIFIAMLGMLSPASRGALMTAAIFLYVFMGLIAGYYSARLYNTMKGKQWKQAAFLTATLYPAIVFGSCFFLNFFIMGKHSSGAVPFSTMMALLCLWFCISLPLVYLGYYFGCRKQPFQHPVRTNFIPRKVPEQVWYMNTLVCILMAGILPFGAVFIELFFIFNALWENQFYYLFGFLFLVFCILVISVSQISIVMVYFQLCGEDYHWWWKSFVISGGSSVYILIYSIFYFFTKLEITEFIPILLYIGYTGLMVLTFWILTGTIGFFAAYTFIRKIYAAVKID is encoded by the exons atgtGTACT CTTACTTTACAGATTTTAACATTGTTGgtaaacttaataatatatagtcaTGGGTTTTATGTCCCTGGTGTCGCACCAGTGGAGTTTAAGAAAGGTCAAAGGATCGAAGTTAAAGCAGTTAAAATGACAAGTATACATACACAGCTACCATATGAGTATTATTCTTTACCACTCTGTATACCAAAAAATGGAACATTCGTATACAAATCCGAAAACTTAGGTGAAGTTCTACGAGGAGATCGAATCGTGAACACACCTTACGAAGTACACATGgctgaaaatattaaatgtaaactttTGTGTCACAAACAAAACGATCCAATCAATTGGAGCGTTGAAGAGTCAGAAAAAGTTGCAAGCCGAATTGAACATGAGTATTTTGTGCATTT aTTGATCGACAATTTACCAGTGGCGACAAAAATCATTAATGTTGATACTTCTGAAAGAACAATTGAGCAAGGTTATCGCCTTGGATTTATGTCTAAAGgaaaaacatacattaataatCACCTGAAGTTACTTCTCAAATACCACAAACATAGCCA GGATTCATATAGAGTGGTAGGTTTTGAAGTAGAAACATTTTCTGTTGATAAAGATCAAATGACTTTTGTCGATGACTCTTGTCAATTTTCATCTGAAGCCAAGCCTCAGCTTGTAAATGAGGATACAGGGACAAAATTATACTTTACTTATTCGGTGGAATGGGGAGAATCTGAAATTGAGTGGGCTTCTAGATGGGACATATATCTTGGCATGAAAGATGTGCAAATACACTGGTTTTCTATTGTTAATTCTATTGTTGTTCTCTTCTTTTTGTCAG GTATTTTAACAATGATAATTGTCCGTACATTGAGAAGGGACATTGCAAGATATAATTCTGATGAAAAAATTGAAGATATGATTGAAGAAACAGGCTGGAAATTAGTACATGGTGATGTGTTCAGACCACCTCCCAAAAGAATGTTGTTTGCTGCTGTTATTGGAAGtggtattcaaatatttttaatgtcccTCATAACAATAT TTATTGCAATGCTGGGTATGTTGTCACCAGCTAGCCGTGGAGCCTTAATGACTGCAGCAATATTCCTCTATGTATTTATGGGTCTTATAGCTGGTTACTACTCAGCACGGTTGTATAACACAATGAAAGGAAAGCAATGGAAACAAGCTGCATTCTTGACTGCTACACTATATCCCGCAATTGTATTTGGAtcatgtttctttttaaatttcttcATCATGGGTAAACATTCTAGTGGAGCAGTACCTTTCTCGACAATGATGGCACTTTTGTGTCTTTGGTTCTGCATATCTCTGCCCCTAGTTTACTTGGGTTATTATTTTGGATGTAGGAAACAACCATTCCAACACCCAGTTAGAACAAACTTCATCCCTAGAAAAGTTCCAGAACAAGTTTGGTATATGAATACTTTAGTTTG CATTTTGATGGCTGGTATACTTCCATTTGGAGCAGTTTTTATAGAGCTGTTCTTCATTTTTAATGCTTTGTgggaaaatcaattttattatttgtttggcTTCCTATTTTTAGTATTCTGCATACTTGTTATTTCTGTGTCACAGATTTCTATAGTAATGGTGTATTTTCAACTATGTGGTGag GATTATCATTGGTGGTGGAAGAGTTTTGTTATTTCGGGAGGATCTTccgtatatatattgatttattccatattttatttctttacaaaacTGGAAATAACAGAATTTATACCAATACTACTTTACATTGGTTACACAG GACTTATGGTGTTAACATTTTGGATCTTAACTGGAACAATTGGGTTCTTTGCAGCATATACAtttatacgaaaaatatatGCTGCAGTGAAAATTGACTAA
- the LOC124530885 gene encoding carbonyl reductase [NADPH] 3-like: METKVAVVTGSNKGIGFEIVKGLCQKFNGSVYLTARNEERGRKAVQKLENLGLRPLFHTLDVTSESSIEEFAKFISTRHSGIDVLVNNAGILDFDKPVPTCEEAKKLMDTNFYSLLTISKILYPLLKNDARIINMSSDWGLLSNIRRQTWLDILAKDDLTTEEILQFVDDFLQNVKNGKTAFVSFAGHNGDYKVSKVALSALTFVQQKQFIKQGKDISINCVHPGFVKTDMTKGMGDFTPERGARAPLYLALEAPQSLKGTFVWHDCHQVNWDD; this comes from the coding sequence atggAAACCAAAGTAGCAGTTGTTACTGGTAGTAATAAAGGTATAGGGTTCGAGATTGTAAAAGGATTATGCCAAAAGTTTAATGGTTCTGTATATCTAACTGCTAGAAATGAAGAACGAGGCAGAAAGGCGGTGCAAAAACTAGAAAACTTAGGTCTCCGACCTTTATTTCATACGTTAGATGTTACAAGCGAATCTAGCATAGAGGAATTTGCTAAGTTTATTTCTACACGTCATTCCGGCATTGATGTGCTCGTAAACAATGCCGGTATTTTAGATTTTGATAAGCCTGTGCCAACTTGTGAAGAAGCTAAGAAGCTTATGGATACGAATTTCTACAGTCTTCTTACAATTTCTAAGATACTTTATCCACTACTTAAAAATGATGCtcgaattattaatatgagCAGTGATTGGGGTTTGTTATCGAACATCAGAAGACAGACGTGGCTAGATATTCTTGCAAAGGATGACCTCACCACAGAGGAGATATTGCAGTTTGTTGATGACTTCTTGCAGAATGTTAAAAATGGTAAAACTGCATTTGTGTCTTTTGCTGGCCACAATGGTGACTATAAAGTTTCAAAGGTTGCTCTATCGGCTCTTACTTTTGTACAGCAGAAACAGTTCATTAAACAGGGGAAAGATATATCCATAAACTGTGTCCACCCTGGTTTTGTAAAAACAGATATGACGAAAGGAATGGGTGATTTCACTCCCGAGCGTGGAGCCCGAGCTCCTCTGTATCTAGCACTGGAAGCACCACAGTCTCTTAAAGGCACATTTGTGTGGCATGATTGTCATCAAGTGAACTGGGATGATTAG
- the LOC124531203 gene encoding neuroguidin — MVQATDEMEQPDLPQAVKLLKEMNMNVQQVSQLVDNMLLRVKSGEITTDKGLSFLEMKYQMLLSYLINLTYIVLRKCSGEKIESDPSIDRLVEIRTVLEKIRPIDSKLKYQIDKLVKTAVVGNTEDDPQSYHANPGNLVSKIENDEEDSSESDSGDKKEKSEKSNVYVPPKLAAVHFDDSISRNDTEKKNKERAKKQFLNSNVMRELREEYSEAPLEMTTGNHVKHSISKYEQEKTEYEENYLTRLPVTKAEKNRRKKLTTVGMLADEVTGTRSTARKHKLKSKKGKGFKRRRTH, encoded by the exons ATGGTTCag GCTACGGATGAAATGGAACAACCAGACTTGCCACAagcagtaaaattattaaaagaaatgaatATGAATGTGCAGCAAGTTTCACAATTAGTAGATAATATGTTGTTAAGAGTTAAAAGTGGAGAAATAACAACGGACAAGGGTTTGAGTTTTTTAGAAATGAAATATCAAATGCTTctcagttatttaattaatttaacatatatagtGTTGAGGAAATGTTCTGGAGAGAAAATTGAATCTGACCCTTCCATAGACAGGCTTGTTGAAATACGAACTGTGTTGGAAAAAATTCGTCCAATAGATTCTAAACTGAAATATCAAATTGATAAACTTGTTAAAACAGCAGTTGTTGGAAATACAGAAGATGATCCTCAATCATATCACGCCAACCCCGGCAACCTGGTTAGTAAGATAGAAAATGATGAAGAAGATAGCAGTGAATCAGATAGTGgcgataaaaaagaaaaaagtgaaAAATCTAACGTATATGTACCTCCTAAATTGGCAGCAGTGCATTTTGATGATAGTATATCTAGGAATGACACTGAAAAGAAGAATAAGGAAAGAGCTAAAAAACAGTTTCTTAATTCAAATGTAATGAGAGAACTCCGTGAAGAATACTCCGAAGCCCCATTGGAAATGACTACAGGAAATCATGTTAAGCACTCAATATCTAAGTATGAACAAGAAAAAACTGAATATGAAGAGAATTATCTGACTCGTTTGCCAGTCACCAAGGCAGAAAAAAATCGAAGGAAAAAGTTGACAACAGTTGGTATGTTAGCAGACGAAGTTACTGGCACTCGCAGTACAGCACGTAAACATAAGCTAAAATCTAAAAAAGGTAAAGGGTTTAAAAGACGGCGTACTCACTGA